In Risungbinella massiliensis, a single window of DNA contains:
- a CDS encoding GNAT family N-acetyltransferase: MKIRNLTPTDLTRFRKSLIQFVTKHGDQRITAKALRWLAQLPAEEFAPGTLLTVMIYENKLAGFIAFADYGQTESFIVVHPTVRERNVGEHLVRHSMTELGRVYTRVSIDNIPSLKLCFRCGLQAFRLIKGPTGKPTFWLGGGDWKEEEIPQEEEFLQI, encoded by the coding sequence ATGAAAATTCGAAATCTTACCCCAACAGATCTTACTCGTTTCCGAAAGTCTCTCATTCAATTTGTGACAAAGCATGGAGATCAACGAATCACAGCAAAAGCACTTCGTTGGCTTGCTCAACTCCCTGCAGAAGAATTTGCTCCAGGAACATTGCTTACTGTGATGATATATGAAAACAAATTAGCTGGATTCATCGCTTTTGCAGATTACGGTCAGACTGAATCTTTTATCGTGGTACACCCCACAGTTCGCGAACGGAACGTAGGTGAACATTTAGTGCGGCACTCAATGACCGAATTAGGCCGTGTTTATACACGAGTCTCAATCGACAACATTCCCAGTCTCAAACTTTGCTTCCGTTGTGGCCTACAAGCTTTTCGTCTCATCAAAGGTCCCACTGGCAAACCTACCTTCTGGTTAGGAGGCGGGGACTGGAAAGAAGAAGAGATTCCACAAGAAGAAGAATTCCTACAAATATAA
- a CDS encoding branched-chain amino acid ABC transporter substrate-binding protein: MKRKLLVYSLIVALLSFVAIGCNNQAASNNVIKIATHTALSGGNATLGEAIKLGAQLALEEHQAEFEKLGFKLELVPFDDQADPKKGVANAQQLAADQNIFGIVGHLNSGVTQATAPTYEKNKIVLVSPANTAVTLTESGWKTVHRIVARDDFQGPAAAQYAVNTLNAKNIFIIQDKTAYGQGLAENFKKEAEKLGVTISGYEGITIGEKDFNGVLNQVLNKKPDLIYFGGLYSEGGILTKQAREKGINVPILGGDGLDSSDMIKIAGTNTRHTYYTTVAADASKTPEGQKFVEKYKQKFNKSPESYSFYGYDSMQVILKGLKDAVDQNGGKKPTREQVLNAVHNVQDFQGVATRVGFDEKGDNKFAKVFIFKFENQKYPGTEVSVIEKK, from the coding sequence TTGAAAAGAAAGCTATTGGTCTATTCCCTGATTGTAGCATTACTTAGCTTTGTTGCTATCGGTTGTAATAATCAAGCGGCAAGCAATAATGTGATCAAAATCGCCACACACACTGCACTCTCTGGTGGAAATGCAACCTTGGGAGAGGCAATTAAGCTAGGTGCGCAATTGGCTTTGGAAGAGCATCAAGCAGAGTTTGAGAAACTTGGTTTCAAATTGGAATTGGTCCCGTTTGATGATCAAGCAGATCCCAAAAAAGGGGTTGCCAATGCACAACAGTTAGCTGCTGATCAAAATATCTTTGGAATTGTAGGGCATTTGAATTCTGGGGTAACACAAGCAACTGCTCCTACCTACGAAAAGAACAAAATTGTTCTTGTCTCTCCTGCTAATACAGCTGTTACTCTTACTGAAAGTGGTTGGAAAACGGTTCACCGCATTGTAGCGCGCGATGATTTCCAAGGTCCCGCGGCAGCTCAATATGCAGTGAACACGTTAAATGCAAAAAACATCTTTATTATCCAAGACAAGACCGCTTATGGTCAAGGCTTGGCTGAAAACTTTAAAAAAGAAGCCGAAAAGTTAGGTGTAACTATCTCTGGTTATGAAGGAATAACAATTGGTGAAAAGGATTTCAATGGTGTTCTAAACCAAGTCCTCAATAAAAAACCAGATTTGATCTACTTTGGTGGTCTATATTCAGAAGGTGGGATCTTGACCAAACAAGCTCGGGAAAAGGGTATCAATGTACCTATTCTCGGCGGAGATGGGTTAGATTCTTCTGACATGATCAAGATCGCAGGAACAAACACTCGACACACATATTACACCACTGTGGCTGCTGATGCTAGCAAAACGCCAGAAGGGCAAAAATTTGTCGAAAAGTACAAACAAAAATTCAACAAAAGCCCAGAGTCCTATTCGTTCTATGGCTATGACTCCATGCAAGTAATCCTGAAAGGGCTCAAAGATGCTGTAGATCAAAATGGAGGCAAAAAGCCTACTCGAGAGCAAGTTCTCAATGCAGTACACAACGTCCAAGACTTCCAAGGGGTTGCAACTCGTGTAGGTTTCGATGAAAAAGGAGATAACAAGTTCGCTAAAGTCTTCATCTTCAAATTTGAAAATCAGAAATATCCAGGTACCGAAGTTTCGGTCATTGAGAAAAAGTAG
- a CDS encoding YheC/YheD family endospore coat-associated protein: protein MNSILCHTKISSKIPALSVGVSDNLMLLWGIRPGQNLSLQLGQKKVQAKVIRYRSNTDTILLTPTLSRQLSFPFHSSIRVSYTGRSLRFGPVVGIFTTGASMNSSSPFGSRTSLFRSFLVAGAQDNPIYYVFTKEDIDWKNKTVHGWFYQTIGWKKSQAPLPDVIFDRIPNRKVEKTGSIQATMQRLKSLNIPIFNQGFFDKGTVHRWLTSNPETDQYVPESILSPTIRSLSRLLDHHKIIYLKPVSGSLGLGIYRVTKHPKDGYYIRYFQGNRAVLQRFATLDKLIAQYFTQGRLQRYMAQQAIHLVRDQNKPVDFRVHLHKDETDKWKVITIAAKKAGEGCVTTHVRTGGELLSTEDFLQKIYPDRVSAIKRQISLASITIAQTVEANYEGVIGELGLDIGIDKNGHIWVFECNSKPGRHIFHHPTQKAAGRESARHIAIYSRKLSNFV, encoded by the coding sequence ATGAATTCGATCCTCTGCCATACCAAAATATCATCCAAGATCCCTGCACTCTCTGTCGGAGTGAGCGATAATTTAATGCTACTATGGGGGATTCGACCTGGACAGAATCTCTCTTTGCAGTTGGGACAAAAAAAAGTGCAGGCGAAAGTCATACGATATCGATCTAATACGGACACCATACTCCTGACTCCCACACTCTCTCGTCAGCTATCGTTTCCTTTCCATTCCAGCATACGAGTCTCATACACAGGACGAAGCCTACGATTTGGCCCTGTAGTGGGAATCTTCACAACAGGCGCTAGCATGAATTCCTCCAGTCCGTTTGGCTCGAGAACTTCTCTCTTCCGTAGTTTTTTGGTGGCAGGTGCACAAGATAATCCCATTTACTATGTATTTACCAAAGAAGATATCGATTGGAAAAATAAAACAGTACACGGTTGGTTTTATCAGACAATTGGTTGGAAAAAGTCTCAAGCGCCTTTACCTGATGTCATCTTCGATCGCATTCCCAATCGTAAGGTAGAGAAGACTGGCTCCATACAAGCTACCATGCAGAGATTAAAGAGTTTGAACATCCCTATCTTTAATCAGGGATTCTTTGACAAAGGGACAGTTCATCGCTGGTTAACCAGTAATCCCGAAACAGATCAATACGTTCCTGAATCAATCCTTTCTCCTACTATTAGAAGCCTGTCTCGACTATTAGATCACCATAAGATCATTTACCTAAAACCAGTTAGTGGGAGTCTAGGACTTGGCATTTATCGTGTGACAAAGCATCCAAAAGATGGATACTATATTCGTTATTTCCAAGGGAATCGGGCTGTTCTCCAACGTTTTGCTACCTTGGACAAATTGATAGCACAGTATTTTACACAAGGGCGATTACAACGTTATATGGCACAACAAGCAATCCATTTAGTTCGTGATCAGAACAAACCAGTCGATTTTCGGGTTCACTTACACAAAGACGAAACAGATAAATGGAAAGTGATTACCATCGCTGCGAAAAAAGCAGGAGAAGGTTGTGTCACAACACATGTTCGAACAGGAGGAGAACTTCTGTCCACAGAGGACTTCCTTCAAAAGATATATCCTGACCGAGTTTCCGCAATTAAGAGGCAGATTTCGCTTGCTTCCATCACGATCGCACAAACGGTAGAAGCAAATTATGAGGGTGTTATAGGGGAGTTAGGGTTAGATATCGGTATTGATAAAAATGGGCACATCTGGGTTTTTGAATGCAACTCCAAACCGGGACGCCATATCTTCCATCATCCAACCCAAAAAGCAGCAGGCCGAGAATCAGCCCGTCACATTGCCATCTATAGCCGGAAACTATCTAATTTTGTGTAG
- a CDS encoding YheC/YheD family endospore coat-associated protein: MNRPQKLRINRTLGVIVCFSKEMNRIPPFGESAFFRKLAEEARPLHFDLIIFNPKWVDWKQRSVQAWFLNAKGNWTSGTRNLPNLIYDRCFYQNLKQYKSYKPAILKLRNDPDIRLLGRPLGGKIQTYEILKQNEIIAPHLPETVLYQSPKDVFAMLTKHETALIKPNGGSHGIGVVGITPKEKGYILRGRTEANKPFHQELTSATQLAKWLEKFVGQTRYIVQPFLSLSTTEGIPFDLRILLQKNERRLWEQTGLAIRRGKSTSITSNLHGGGDAEKVGPFIEKHFPPFQVDQIWHQIDLLSFHVPMYIEENHGSLVELGLDLGIDQSGKVWILELNSKPGRSVFLRTGETEIRKRAIQLPILYANSLLTGQLGGKT; encoded by the coding sequence GTGAATCGCCCGCAGAAATTACGTATCAATCGTACCCTTGGGGTAATTGTTTGTTTTTCAAAAGAGATGAATCGCATCCCTCCATTTGGAGAGTCTGCTTTCTTTCGGAAACTAGCGGAAGAAGCACGTCCATTACATTTTGATCTCATCATTTTTAACCCAAAATGGGTGGACTGGAAACAACGTTCTGTTCAAGCTTGGTTTCTAAATGCGAAAGGAAATTGGACATCTGGCACACGCAACCTACCCAATCTCATCTACGATCGTTGTTTTTACCAAAATCTAAAGCAATATAAAAGTTATAAGCCAGCTATTTTGAAACTCCGCAATGATCCTGATATTCGATTACTTGGACGTCCTTTAGGCGGCAAAATCCAAACATATGAGATCTTAAAGCAAAACGAGATAATCGCTCCTCATCTTCCTGAAACTGTGTTATATCAATCACCAAAAGATGTATTTGCGATGCTGACAAAACATGAAACAGCACTAATCAAACCGAATGGTGGAAGTCATGGCATTGGAGTAGTTGGAATTACTCCAAAAGAGAAAGGCTATATACTTCGTGGACGAACGGAAGCCAACAAACCCTTCCATCAAGAATTGACCAGTGCTACTCAGTTGGCAAAGTGGTTAGAGAAGTTTGTTGGTCAGACTCGATATATTGTGCAACCGTTCCTTTCTCTTTCCACTACAGAAGGTATTCCTTTTGATCTTCGGATCCTACTACAAAAAAATGAGCGGAGATTATGGGAACAAACTGGATTAGCGATTCGCCGAGGAAAATCAACATCCATCACCTCAAATTTACATGGCGGAGGGGATGCCGAAAAAGTAGGTCCGTTCATAGAAAAACATTTTCCACCGTTTCAAGTAGACCAAATTTGGCATCAGATTGATCTCCTCTCTTTCCATGTCCCTATGTATATCGAAGAAAATCATGGTTCACTCGTAGAATTAGGATTGGATTTAGGAATTGATCAGAGCGGCAAGGTCTGGATTCTAGAGCTAAACTCCAAGCCAGGACGTTCTGTCTTTTTACGCACCGGAGAGACGGAGATTCGCAAACGAGCCATTCAGTTACCTATACTCTATGCTAACTCGTTACTTACAGGACAGTTAGGAGGGAAAACATGA
- a CDS encoding branched-chain amino acid ABC transporter permease: MDQILSTLPQVFVDGLTLGAIYAVVALGYTMVYGILELINFAHGEIFMVGAFTGTAILFAMDGFGLYTLLPFWLSFIVVFFLSSLVTGLLGVGIERVAYRPLRKSPKLITLISAIGISFILQDLVRFIAEYNTGNYIVTGLTPFKEQIKIPFLNANITTNAVIVLVVTVLILITIELFIKKTRWGIAMRAVAQDRETASLMSVDVNKIIGITFFIGSAIGGATGFLFAQQYSTIDPYIGFILGLKAFTAAVLGGIGNIRGAVFGGLLIGLVEMFAAANLAVLTNNTMGAEYKDVFAFLILILVLVFKPEGLFGQPVKEKV, encoded by the coding sequence ATGGATCAAATACTCTCTACCCTGCCGCAAGTATTCGTAGACGGTCTCACACTCGGTGCGATATATGCGGTTGTAGCATTGGGTTATACCATGGTGTATGGCATTTTGGAACTGATTAACTTTGCCCACGGGGAGATCTTCATGGTTGGTGCCTTCACTGGTACTGCTATCCTTTTTGCTATGGATGGCTTTGGACTTTACACCTTACTACCATTTTGGCTCTCCTTTATTGTGGTGTTTTTCTTATCCTCTTTGGTCACAGGTTTGTTGGGAGTAGGCATTGAACGAGTCGCTTATCGTCCATTGCGAAAATCCCCTAAATTGATCACCCTGATATCAGCGATCGGGATCTCGTTCATTCTTCAAGACTTGGTCCGATTTATCGCAGAATATAATACCGGAAATTATATCGTAACAGGACTTACCCCGTTCAAAGAGCAGATTAAGATTCCCTTTCTAAATGCTAATATTACGACCAATGCGGTTATCGTTCTGGTGGTTACCGTGTTGATCCTCATCACAATAGAGCTTTTTATCAAAAAAACTCGTTGGGGAATTGCCATGAGAGCAGTAGCCCAAGACCGGGAAACCGCCTCTCTCATGTCTGTTGATGTAAACAAAATAATTGGAATTACGTTTTTTATTGGTTCAGCAATCGGTGGTGCAACTGGATTTCTCTTTGCACAACAATATTCCACGATCGATCCCTATATTGGATTTATCTTAGGGCTTAAGGCATTTACCGCTGCCGTACTAGGTGGGATCGGTAATATACGAGGAGCTGTCTTTGGTGGACTATTAATTGGATTAGTAGAGATGTTTGCCGCAGCCAATCTCGCTGTCCTCACCAATAATACGATGGGTGCAGAATATAAAGATGTTTTTGCTTTCCTTATCTTAATCTTGGTACTTGTCTTCAAACCAGAAGGGCTCTTCGGTCAGCCTGTGAAGGAGAAAGTGTAG
- the mgtE gene encoding magnesium transporter → MVFAKERIQSALSDNLTIEEVQELVDNFQPYDLALVVNELTRTDKLYLFPKMPVDLAAETLVYLEPEVQYEILGHLEEEQAAPLLIQMSSDEITDMLLAIHPHQAQRLLQLLPEDYRKKINQLMTYPEYTAGSLMTIDYISARAYWNAEHTLQHIRKIGNSAEIVTYIYVTNVRGELVGIASLKEIILATPETRLHEIATTDIISVPAELEQEQVANILSRYDLVALPVVDIQQRLVGIITYDDILEVIEEETTEDFQKLGGSQPLDDEYFKTSNWQLFTKRIVWLLVLFIGGSYTASVLEAYQDQIDKVVVLSFFIPLLIGTGGNTGSQIVTTLVRALGVGEVQFSDIFRVLKKELMTGLLLGVSLGGIAFIRAIFMDVDPTIGYVVALSALSIVIWASIVSAVLPIVLNRLRVDPAVVSGPLITTLVDGTGLIIYFSIAQILLQI, encoded by the coding sequence ATGGTTTTTGCAAAAGAGCGTATTCAAAGTGCCCTCTCTGATAACCTGACAATCGAAGAGGTACAAGAGCTGGTCGATAACTTCCAGCCATACGACTTAGCCTTAGTCGTAAATGAACTGACTCGTACAGATAAACTTTATTTATTTCCCAAGATGCCAGTGGATCTAGCTGCGGAAACATTGGTCTATCTAGAACCTGAGGTACAATACGAAATTTTAGGTCATCTAGAAGAAGAGCAAGCCGCTCCTCTCCTCATCCAAATGTCATCTGATGAGATAACCGATATGTTACTCGCCATCCACCCTCATCAAGCACAACGGTTACTTCAGTTGCTCCCAGAAGATTACCGAAAAAAAATTAATCAACTGATGACTTATCCAGAATATACAGCCGGTAGTTTGATGACCATCGATTATATCTCAGCAAGGGCCTATTGGAACGCAGAACACACTTTACAGCATATCCGTAAAATTGGCAATAGTGCTGAGATCGTCACCTATATTTATGTGACCAATGTTCGAGGGGAATTAGTAGGGATCGCATCTCTCAAAGAGATCATTTTAGCTACACCCGAAACACGGTTACATGAGATTGCTACCACTGATATTATCTCGGTGCCCGCAGAGCTGGAGCAAGAACAGGTTGCCAATATTTTATCTCGTTATGATCTGGTCGCACTTCCCGTTGTGGATATACAACAACGCTTAGTGGGGATTATCACATATGACGATATCCTAGAAGTAATCGAAGAAGAGACTACCGAAGACTTCCAAAAGTTAGGTGGTAGCCAACCATTAGATGATGAATACTTCAAAACGAGTAATTGGCAGCTTTTTACCAAACGAATCGTTTGGCTTTTAGTTCTATTTATTGGCGGTTCCTATACGGCTAGCGTACTCGAAGCATACCAAGATCAGATAGACAAAGTAGTAGTACTCTCGTTCTTTATCCCACTATTGATTGGGACTGGAGGAAATACCGGTTCCCAAATCGTTACCACCCTAGTTCGGGCATTAGGCGTAGGAGAAGTCCAGTTCTCTGACATCTTCCGCGTCCTAAAAAAAGAGCTGATGACTGGTCTTTTGCTCGGAGTATCTTTAGGCGGTATCGCCTTTATCCGTGCCATCTTTATGGATGTAGATCCTACGATTGGTTACGTAGTAGCCTTGTCTGCTCTTTCCATTGTAATCTGGGCTTCCATCGTCTCTGCTGTATTGCCGATCGTGTTAAACCGCTTGCGGGTCGACCCTGCTGTAGTCTCTGGTCCACTAATTACGACATTGGTAGATGGGACTGGTTTAATCATCTACTTCTCCATCGCACAAATCTTACTACAAATCTAA
- a CDS encoding YheC/YheD family endospore coat-associated protein — translation MSILTEGWLEYGKNGSPCLFVPQDQFRSLSFPETLSVLIGSRYSTELQIQEQHHQVNLQRSLPARIYRTDQGELRVGPFIAILTGDGNEPFSGNHQNFKDIIETGRKMGVTVFVLTPSGIQEGKKVVKGYLLQQTRNRYRWKAAILPFPNVVYNRIPSRDTERTAPVQRALRILEEKKVPLFNPSYFDKWTLTRYLEQSTQLATFLPFTQKWSLDLNLLEAFQKHPILLMKPVNGKAGINMIRIEKKEHGFYFIHQTMRAKKRTYLSNLVAVKQLIHQIVGNRPYLVQQCIPLATYQNSPFDVRMLFQKDSKGEWGLSGAGVRVAGKDAISTHVPMGGRIEPINKVLDSSFGKKKATALLQKLERVGIKIAKHIEQSVGKDHGEMSMDFGVDQEAKIWFFEANAKPMKFDEPEIRATSLHRLIQYSLYLSGFSGKVEVASQ, via the coding sequence ATGAGTATCTTAACAGAAGGCTGGTTGGAATATGGAAAGAATGGCTCACCTTGTTTATTTGTCCCACAAGATCAGTTTCGGAGTCTCTCTTTCCCTGAGACTCTCTCCGTTTTAATTGGATCGCGTTATTCAACAGAACTCCAAATCCAAGAACAACATCATCAGGTTAATCTCCAACGATCCTTACCAGCTAGAATTTACCGTACTGATCAAGGAGAGTTGCGAGTTGGCCCATTTATCGCCATTTTGACAGGTGATGGGAATGAACCATTTTCCGGAAATCACCAAAATTTCAAGGATATCATTGAAACCGGTCGGAAAATGGGAGTTACGGTCTTTGTGTTAACACCTAGCGGAATCCAAGAAGGAAAAAAAGTAGTCAAAGGCTATCTACTTCAGCAAACGAGAAATCGGTACCGCTGGAAAGCTGCCATTCTCCCTTTTCCAAACGTTGTCTACAATCGGATCCCCAGTCGAGATACAGAGCGTACTGCACCTGTACAAAGAGCCTTACGAATTCTTGAAGAAAAAAAGGTACCCTTATTTAATCCTAGTTACTTCGATAAATGGACCCTCACTCGTTATCTAGAACAAAGCACCCAATTAGCAACTTTTCTCCCCTTCACCCAAAAATGGTCCCTAGATTTAAACCTATTGGAAGCATTTCAAAAGCATCCTATCCTTCTCATGAAACCGGTGAATGGGAAGGCGGGGATTAATATGATTCGCATAGAGAAAAAAGAACATGGTTTCTATTTTATCCATCAGACCATGCGAGCGAAGAAAAGAACCTACCTTTCCAACTTGGTAGCGGTAAAGCAATTGATACATCAAATCGTTGGCAATCGTCCTTATCTAGTTCAACAATGTATTCCACTGGCAACATACCAAAATTCTCCCTTTGATGTACGAATGCTTTTCCAAAAAGATTCCAAAGGTGAATGGGGACTCTCAGGTGCTGGGGTTCGAGTCGCAGGAAAAGATGCCATCTCCACTCATGTGCCAATGGGCGGACGAATTGAACCGATCAACAAAGTACTAGATTCATCTTTTGGCAAGAAAAAAGCAACTGCACTACTACAAAAACTGGAGCGAGTTGGAATCAAGATCGCCAAACATATTGAACAAAGTGTTGGAAAAGATCATGGGGAGATGTCGATGGATTTCGGAGTGGATCAAGAGGCAAAAATCTGGTTTTTTGAGGCCAACGCCAAACCAATGAAGTTCGATGAACCTGAAATACGAGCAACATCTTTACACCGATTAATTCAGTATAGCTTGTATTTGAGTGGTTTCTCGGGGAAAGTAGAGGTAGCGAGCCAATGA
- a CDS encoding SpoVR family protein, whose product MRNEWKDLEKAIAEITEIAEHFGLDFFPMRYEICPADIIYTFGAYGMPTRFSHWSFGKAFSRMKMQYDLNLSKIYELVINSNPCYAFLLKGNSLVQNKLIVAHVLAHSDFFKNNIRFSQTSRDMVESMATSADRIREYEQKYGKEQVEKFLDHVLAIQEHIDPSLIQITPTHTTGNTTNLKTPYDDLWKLDGKQPLPPATRPSQTPKQLEKDLLLFLMKNSRVLEEWHQDILTILHKEMLYFWPQLETKIMNEGWASYWHIRIMRELNLNEEETIEFAKLNASVIQPSPTSINPYYVGLKVFEDLERRFDHPTKEEQRLLGRKLGQGRAKIFEVRELDSDISFLRNYLTEQLVEDLDLYVYEKKGNEWKITDKGWERVRDELVKSRINGGHPIIMVKDGDYMQNGELYLVHQFEDLELDLKYLERTIPHVHALWGKAVHLETIVEKKPVLFSYNGKKVIRRYL is encoded by the coding sequence ATGAGAAACGAATGGAAAGACCTAGAGAAAGCGATTGCGGAGATCACGGAGATCGCAGAGCATTTTGGCTTGGACTTTTTCCCGATGCGTTATGAGATCTGTCCCGCAGACATTATTTATACATTTGGTGCGTATGGTATGCCAACCCGTTTCTCCCATTGGAGTTTCGGCAAAGCATTTTCTCGTATGAAGATGCAATATGACTTGAACCTGAGCAAGATCTACGAGTTGGTGATCAACTCTAATCCTTGCTACGCCTTTCTACTAAAAGGGAACTCGCTGGTTCAAAACAAGTTAATTGTTGCGCATGTCTTGGCACACAGTGACTTTTTCAAGAACAATATCCGCTTTTCTCAAACATCACGTGATATGGTGGAGAGTATGGCTACCAGTGCAGATCGGATCCGTGAATACGAACAGAAATACGGAAAAGAACAAGTAGAGAAATTTTTGGATCATGTTTTGGCAATCCAAGAACATATCGATCCTAGTCTCATCCAAATTACCCCAACTCATACTACAGGCAACACAACGAACCTCAAAACCCCTTATGATGATTTGTGGAAACTAGATGGAAAACAACCTCTTCCTCCCGCAACAAGACCATCCCAAACTCCTAAACAACTAGAGAAAGACCTATTGCTCTTTTTGATGAAAAATAGTCGTGTTTTAGAAGAGTGGCACCAAGATATCTTGACGATCCTGCATAAGGAGATGCTTTATTTCTGGCCGCAATTGGAGACGAAAATCATGAATGAAGGATGGGCATCGTATTGGCACATTCGGATTATGAGAGAGTTAAATCTGAATGAGGAAGAAACGATTGAATTTGCCAAGTTAAATGCATCCGTCATCCAGCCATCACCTACCTCCATTAACCCCTATTATGTGGGGCTAAAGGTGTTTGAAGATTTAGAACGCCGTTTTGATCATCCAACAAAAGAAGAGCAAAGGTTATTAGGCAGAAAACTAGGTCAAGGTCGTGCCAAAATATTTGAAGTGCGTGAACTCGACTCTGATATCTCCTTTTTACGGAATTATCTAACGGAGCAACTTGTGGAGGATTTAGATCTCTATGTTTATGAGAAGAAGGGGAACGAATGGAAGATCACGGACAAAGGATGGGAACGGGTACGAGATGAACTGGTGAAAAGTAGAATCAACGGTGGGCATCCGATCATTATGGTAAAAGACGGGGACTATATGCAAAACGGGGAGCTTTACCTAGTGCACCAATTCGAAGATCTAGAATTGGATCTCAAATATCTGGAACGAACCATTCCACATGTCCATGCTTTATGGGGGAAAGCTGTCCATCTAGAGACGATTGTTGAGAAGAAACCAGTCTTGTTTAGTTACAATGGGAAGAAAGTGATTCGTCGTTATTTGTAA
- a CDS encoding glycine zipper family protein — translation MSQDKKSKIGFTYGISLGVAFGVSFGLLMDNLALGLGIGIAIGAGIGAGIDGKKK, via the coding sequence ATGAGTCAAGATAAAAAATCAAAGATAGGTTTTACATATGGAATATCGTTAGGCGTTGCATTTGGGGTATCATTTGGTTTGCTTATGGATAATCTTGCTTTAGGATTAGGGATTGGTATAGCGATCGGTGCAGGAATAGGAGCAGGAATAGACGGAAAAAAGAAGTAA
- a CDS encoding C40 family peptidase, translated as MLTRKTAKTITFTLAAAVGLSITLPAANSYAITVDQIFKQVGLERSTTSKPSQPSQPSQPSKPSTGSQEGSNSSTSKPSTSTNQNTALGDKLIASGEKYLGTPYKFGASSSTTAVFDCSSFVQRVFKENGISLPRSSRQQSTVGTTVSKANLQKGDLMFFTRSSTAPKIGHVGIYAGNGKVLHTYGKGGVKYSDINEKWLVSSYVTSKRVTK; from the coding sequence ATGCTCACTCGCAAAACTGCCAAAACTATTACTTTTACGCTGGCTGCTGCAGTCGGCTTGTCGATAACATTACCAGCGGCTAACAGTTATGCAATTACTGTTGACCAAATTTTTAAGCAAGTAGGTTTGGAACGTTCCACTACTTCGAAACCTTCTCAACCATCCCAGCCTTCACAACCTTCTAAGCCTTCAACAGGTTCGCAAGAGGGTAGCAATAGCAGTACAAGCAAACCTTCTACTAGTACCAATCAAAACACCGCACTAGGTGATAAATTGATCGCTTCAGGTGAAAAATACCTTGGTACACCATACAAATTTGGAGCTAGCTCTAGCACTACTGCTGTATTTGACTGCTCTTCTTTTGTTCAGCGTGTCTTTAAAGAAAACGGTATTTCCTTACCACGTTCTTCTCGTCAGCAATCTACAGTAGGTACTACGGTCAGTAAAGCAAATCTCCAAAAAGGGGATCTGATGTTCTTTACTCGTAGCAGTACGGCTCCTAAAATTGGCCATGTTGGAATCTATGCTGGAAACGGCAAAGTCCTTCACACCTATGGTAAAGGCGGCGTGAAGTATAGCGATATCAATGAAAAATGGCTTGTAAGTAGCTATGTTACGTCTAAACGTGTAACCAAATAA